One Babesia bovis T2Bo chromosome 4 map unlocalized Chr4_1, whole genome shotgun sequence genomic window carries:
- a CDS encoding Ubiquitin elongating factor core family protein, with product MCTPVVVDHVVKDVLGVTLKRPERGTSGTTPTGSNEQRFYVGQFYTRITGLSSTEEVTLDTPAIDDVVRATVFACILHNRNPLIFLSEAFCRCSHAISNVESGKNPFKSAAVSTDEKLSNDQQCDLRQLLTLLDENIVRTSALIINCPAFFDLETLVDKKDLKRPPLDVLNDDVRCNMMIEVSSVSKNSLFVQKLIDAIWLNDDSGATVELFRLFTRLEHNATNKVIGEKPLAELNALTSITVSNIGAKLFLNWISDFQGIDNKRKTSGVQRDVLSLWGRILSTQPLNEEAIDAAPNFHTTPSVHEKALNARKIHFHGKKNITAIRNSLASIRQDHEHYIDLLANFLKQVLRKDFNTRKDLLLIFGKLIGLNTAMRHISRVTHVEQPPLSIDDNFKRRRQFMQDSTFGTSLNIMWLMLVLAAGITDRKVDSIDPYFCQIGFYAKHKMSSSDDSYTEDEKSILKEIDEMRNVVDNMLGFVSSGNAAMGDEAQLLEALEKHQFDLKATFNANFITQIFWSNIHALGMLYLPCIQELLKLTLFTLQEASSSPDAMNDSVYEVLSHVFTWKCVVQNSKFIEVVWHFLNISLQFFLRCALYTKWENTQSEAQKKLEGPSLYIHIVNQYVAGNMGESEEMTAEFIVLPVEFIDTILDVIKQVFMMHYYMDHIKPADVNLLQFMNFELLIATCIFIMRAPQMAIKNLTLKCETVSSIVLHMCRTGDLANFASSKTATIHLVDALTNIFIASQKADYNSRVSCRLNIIQILTKLFEIEAYRNSFVKQISSNKEIFVQFMHLLINDTTFIFEEVVTYLSEIRRRELSGTTEEAHDRPTESSDNASQNPEYQNQHRQDNEYEVDPSLQDGNVDANQLRGMNFNDLKRRTRSLVEYGWEITNLFNILCREFPTEITNMSVLLPQVASCLGCCLDNLAGESCTRLKVKNMMEYQFKPKEWLTNIVNCYLSLYRSENASDSERFIKAIVSEGRYYKPNTFERAYRIITREMLLPSKDRRDFFNMSQKMCMFAKANSTLYESAMEAEIPEEFIDPIMNDIMEDPVLLPTSGVIMDRKNIERHLMSESTDPFSRQPLAKSDLVPQVDLKRRIDVFMESISQKRDIGDDFYQN from the coding sequence ATGTGTACTCCGGTAGTCGTTGATCATGTGGTTAAGGATGTTCTCGGAGTAACATTAAAACGGCCTGAAAGAGGGACATCTGGGACAACACCTACAGGGTCAAACGAACAGAGATTCTACGTAGGTCAATTCTACACTCGTATTACGGGGTTGTCTAGTACTGAAGAGGTTACATTAGACACGCCAGCCATCGATGATGTTGTGAGAGCAACCGTCTTTGcctgtatattacataacAGAAATCCGCTTATATTTTTAAGCGAAGCTTTTTGCAGATGTTCACATGCTATTTCCAATGTAGAATCTGGAAAGAATCCATTTAAAAGCGCAGCTGTATCAACGGATGAGAAGCTCTCAAACGACCAACAATGTGATCTCAGACAACTACTCACACTTTTGGACGAAAATATTGTAAGAACATCAGCTTTAATAATAAACTGCCCGGCGTTTTTTGATTTAGAAACGTTAGTTGACAAAAAGGATTTAAAGAGGCCTCCTTTAGATGTACTGAACGATGATGTTAGATGTAATATGATGATTGAAGTATCGTCAGTTTCTAAGAATTCGCTTTTCGTTCAAAAACTAATTGATGCCATCTGGTTAAATGACGATAGTGGAGCTACAGTAGAATTGTTTCGGTTATTTACAAGGCTCGAACACAACGCAACCAATAAGGTCATTGGTGAAAAGCCATTAGCTGAACTCAACGCTTTAACAAGTATTACAGTATCCAATATCGGTGCAAAATTATTTTTAAATTGGATTAGTGATTTTCAAGGCATTGATAACAAACGAAAAACATCAGGCGTTCAAAGAGATGTACTATCCCTTTGGGGCAGGATATTGTCAACCCAGCCCCTAAATGAGGAGGCTATAGACGCTGCCCCTAACTTCCATACAACACCCAGTGTACATGAAAAGGCTTTAAATGCTAGGAAAATCCACTTCCACGGGAAAAAGAATATAACCGCAATTCGTAATTCATTGGCCAGCATTAGACAAGATCATGAACACTACATCGACCTCTTAGCTAACTTTTTAAAACAAGTATTGAGGAAAGATTTTAACACCAGAAAAGATTTGTTGTTGATATTTGGGAAGTTGATTGGATTAAACACCGCAATGCGACACATATCGAGGGTGACCCATGTGGAGCAACCACCGTTGAGCATCGATGATAATTTTAAACGTCGACGACAGTTCATGCAAGATTCTACATTTGGAACATCTTTGAATATTATGTGGTTGATGTTAGTGCTTGCTGCAGGCATCACCGACAGGAAAGTAGATAGTATAGATCCCTATTTTTGCCAAATTGGATTCTATGCCAAGCACAAAATGAGCAGTTCAGATGACTCTTATACAGAGGATGAGAAATCCATTTTGAAAGAAATTGATGAAATGCGAAATGTTGTTGATAATATGCTAGGTTTTGTGTCATCAGGGAATGCGGCAATGGGTGATGAAGCGCAACTTTTAGAAGCGCTGGAGAAACACCAATTTGATTTAAAAGCAACCTTTAATGCAAATTTTATAACACAAATATTTTGGTCAAACATTCATGCTTTGGGTATGTTATACCTACCGTGTATACAAGAACTCCTTAAGCTTACACTTTTTACATTACAGGAAGCATCATCTTCTCCTGATGCTATGAATGACTCCGTTTATGAAGTTCTCTCTCATGTGTTCACCTGGAAGTGCGTAGTGCAAAACAGCAAGTTTATAGAGGTGGTTTGGCACTTCCTAAATATTTCTCTACAATTTTTCCTTAGGTGTGCCCTATATACGAAATGGGAAAATACACAGTCTGAAGCTCAAAAGAAGTTGGAAGGGCCAtctttatatatacatatcgTAAATCAGTATGTTGCTGGGAATATGGGAGAATCTGAGGAAATGACTGCAGAATTCATCGTTCTCCCGGTCGAGTTCATTGATACAATATTAGACGTTATAAAGCAAGTCTTCATGATGCACTATTATATGGATCATATCAAACCGGCGGATGTAAATCTACTACAGTTTATGAATTTTGAACTTCTCATCGCAACCTGCATATTTATTATGAGGGCTCCGCAAATGGCCATCAAGAACCTTACGTTAAAATGCGAAACAGTGTCATCTATTGTACTTCACATGTGCAGAACAGGTGATTTGGCTAATTTTGCGTCATCTAAAACCGCTACTATTCACCTTGTAGATGCCCTGACCAATATATTCATAGCCTCACAAAAGGCGGATTACAATTCACGAGTCTCCTGCAGGTTAAACATCATTCAAATACTCACAAAGCTATTTGAGATCGAAGCTTATAGAAATAGCTTTGTAAAACAAATTAGTTCTAACAAGGAAATTTTTGTCCAATTTATGCATCTGCTTATTAATGACACCACCTTTATTTTCGAAGAAGTTGTAACTTACCTTTCAGAAATAAGGCGACGTGAATTGTCTGGTACTACGGAAGAAGCGCATGATAGACCAACGGAATCATCAGACAATGCGTCACAGAATCCTGAGTACCAAAATCAACATAGACAAGACAACGAATACGAAGTTGACCCTTCACTACAAGATGGTAACGTTGATGCTAATCAACTTAGGGGAATGAACTTCAACGATCTCAAAAGGAGAACACGCAGCCTTGTTGAGTATGGATGGGAAATTACAAATCTGTTCAATATCCTATGTAGAGAATTCCCCACTGAAATTACCAATATGTCTGTTCTCCTTCCGCAAGTAGCTTCCTGCCTTGGATGCTGTCTTGACAATCTAGCAGGAGAGAGCTGTACAAGGCTGAAAGTGAAGAATATGATGGAATACCAATTCAAACCCAAAGAGTGGTTAACCAATATAGTAAACTGTTACCTTTCTCTATACAGAAGCGAAAATGCTTCGGATTCTGAACGATTTATAAAAGCTATAGTATCAGAAGGACGATACTATAAGCCAAACACCTTCGAACGTGCATACAGAATAATTACCAGGGAAATGCTCCTACCCTCCAAGGACAGGCGTGACTTTTTCAACATGTCACAgaaaatgtgtatgtttGCAAAGGCTAACAGTACGCTATACGAGAGTGCAATGGAAGCTGAAATTCCTGAGGAATTCATAGATCCCATTATGAATGATATTATGGAAGACCCTGTATTACTCCCCACCAGCGGTGTTATTATGGATCGCAAAAATATCGAAAGGCACTTAATGTCTGAGTCAACTGATCCATTTAGTCGACAACCATTAGCAAAATCAGACCTTGTTCCTCAAGTAGATCTCAAACGCAGGATAGACGTAttcatggaatccatttCTCAAAAGAGAGATATTGGTGATGATTTCTATCAAAATTAG
- a CDS encoding putative integral membrane protein, with protein MAQTRKDHVNVFKNFFAMCFIGFGVFMSTDFIRLLVFDTIKDNMNWINVYQIMLWCVVVSAMFVKMPAAASLRYCLRFNTFFLCLAALLFHMKWLETMSFTIILVMWAYILGVAIVNALVLASYHYSGVKGLVVGVMFSFLLTYSILYIMDRIQWYKREINNYRYIILIFIVFKAAINLGAMYVLSSATKEHHLNSYDEAFKHLTSGVMLEWLSGALHERDVQLSLHEVVPQCVTPMIGLKEIFKCSRVITVWFMFIALSFTCSLFTPYIGVTNWDLSYFVIDKLERAEHLGKLLGVLIACLRRKRRNTIVWMGLCYMVHVGISVFLTCFVHSYKVSKKISINVAFSLSAFNAVLGGFLTVSSFTEFFRTLFDISCTGPKQQDDGDYAQCCMDELSDACFCTEKFCKEKCGKDPFSHTSSSERKNQIFIAPNALEMYNRWDESHCLKCWMYRHNPDEVCKTAEKNKVCNDKEAECFLLRNCKVSVCTYCDMNLLLECVKIECTCVKDECSIPLPNANLFKEDSEYKTAQKKKELEEKINKGKSKEPRPSCIKPVDLKPIEETTDEKPIEIPLHELTFNNGAISLVTTSSSDFVIQASACCPKNNDDKKNEHAAQHFDIASICTYSCCHYDLKVLLKCKDMNGPINMMKAPYPGKFNPLSAIVFNGKCTAQNDHENEIKCIEPKSHTVLEAREVKESLKYACSNSKVISISRIASDEHDVGDNGLALCCNAAKQAAEKKKGESSSSDADTSNVSAPECCHMKVLPTAYPFHFRKKDLLRFSIVSAFLIVILIYALAKICAITLFAILDYNYGLDLSTSYRLVEPFYEQSENYALYMPEATMDDQSLLDLFQREMNQATQKANIFSSLQSNVVSFKQNEKPIQESMSGLINGTDLVSTDEVGIKTVDSGNQTTKETPEPGTKSAKPKDKKEEEEDIDNDEDEEEEETEGDSQDEHKKYKPLVAFEKKEMHKVLKNYKMICNELEYAYLMHWTSEMTALKNKDPPVDKIKRIRRLKWCLESGLKEYALNSAVSIINYLNSTDEKWDIEWTQYRHEVEQKLKLNDELDSLTASSEISFVNPGLQSAIDAARKENWNDIVTSAQKLLSNAEKLKIKIDELNQARGGAQALNKTVELWTLRLEIIEQLTNEGIVYLGWGAFLKTWEKILDWQKNFLELYYKEYKNIMPFYPEAKPQVAQAALGCRAA; from the coding sequence ATGGCGCAAACAAGGAAAGACCATGTCAACGTTTTCAAGAACTTCTTTGCGATGTGCTTCATCGGCTTTGGCGTTTTTATGAGTACAGATTTCATTAGATTGCTTGTCTTCGATACCATCAAGGATAACATGAATTGGATCAATGTATACCAAATCATGCTTTGGTGCGTTGTTGTTTCAGCTATGTTTGTGAAAATGCCAGCCGCAGCAAGTCTAAGGTATTGCTTGAGGTTTAACACGTTTTTCCTTTGTTTGGCTGCCCTTCTCTTCCACATGAAGTGGTTGGAGACCATGTCTTTTACCATCATTCTCGTCATGTGGGCGTACATCTTGGGTGTAGCTATAGTAAATGCATTGGTATTGGCATCATATCATTATTCGGGTGTCAAAGGATTAGTGGTTGGTGTAATGTTCTCTTTCCTGTTGACATATTCCATTCTCTATATCATGGACCGCATCCAATGGTATAAGAGGGAAATCAATAACTACCGTTATATTATCTTGATTTTTATAGTATTCAAGGCAGCAATAAACCTAGGAGCAATGTATGTACTGTCTTCAGCTACAAAGGAGCACCATCTTAATTCCTATGATGAAGCCTTCAAGCATCTAACCAGTGGAGTCATGCTTGAATGGTTAAGTGGTGCTTTACATGAAAGAGACGTTCAACTATCACTCCACGAGGTGGTACCTCAGTGTGTAACTCCAATGATTGGGTTAAAGGAGATATTTAAGTGCTCAAGGGTCATCACAGTATGGTTCATGTTCATAGCGCTTTCTTTCACATGTTCGTTGTTCACACCTTATATTGGGGTAACAAACTGGGATCTTTCTTACTTCGTCATAGATAAACTAGAACGTGCTGAACATCTAGGGAAATTATTAGGTGTGCTTATAGCATGCCTGCGTCGAAAACGACGAAATACTATAGTGTGGATGGGTCTTTGCTATATGGTACATGTTGGAATTTCAGTATTCTTGACGTGCTTTGTTCACAGTTACAAAGTAAGCAAAAAAATATCTATCAACGTCGCTTTTTCTCTTTCGGCATTCAATGCTGTCCTCGGAGGTTTCCTAACTGTCTCGTCGTTCACTGAGTTCTTTCGGACACTCTTCGACATTTCATGCACGGGGCCCAAACAACAAGATGATGGTGACTATGCTCAATGTTGTATGGATGAACTGAGTGATGCTTGCTTCTGTACAGAAAAATTTTGCAAAGAGAAATGTGGTAAAGATCCCTTCTCCCACACTAGTTCTTCTGAAAGAAAAAACCAAATATTCATTGCGCCAAACGCTTTGGAGATGTACAACAGATGGGATGAATCTCACTGTCTCAAGTGTTGGATGTACAGGCACAATCCTGACGAGGTCTGCAAAACAGCTGAAAAGAATAAGGTTTGTAATGATAAAGAAGCCGAATGCTTCTTGCTGAGAAACTGTAAAGTATCTGTATGTACATATTGCGACATGAACTTACTGTTGGAGTGTGTTAAAATTGAATGCACTTGCGTAAAAGACGAATGCTCAATCCCTTTGCCTAACGCTAATCTATTCAAGGAAGATTCGGAATATAAAACTGCACAAAAAAAGAAAGAGTTGGAAGAAAAAATTAATAAAGGCAAATCCAAAGAACCAAGGCCGTCTTGCATAAAACCGGTGGatctaaaacccattgaAGAAACCACAGATGAAAAACCTATTGAGATTCCTTTACACGAATTGACATTTAATAACGGTGCCATATCACTGGTTACAACTTCGTCCTCCGATTTTGTTATCCAAGCTTCTGCTTGTTGTCCTAAAAACAACGATGATAAGAAGAATGAACATGCGGCGCAGCATTTTGACATCGCCTCCATATGTACATACTCATGTTGTCACTACGATCTAAAGGTTTTGTTGAAATGCAAAGATATGAACGGTCCTATCAACATGATGAAGGCACCATATCCAGGTAAATTCAATCCTCTTTCTGCCATAGTTTTCAATGGGAAGTGTACAGCGCAGAATGAccatgaaaatgaaattaaaTGTATAGAGCCAAAGTCGCATACAGTTTTAGAAGCTCGAGAAGTTAAAGAATCGCTTAAATATGCATGCTCAAATTCCAAAGTCATTTCAATATCACGGATAGCCTCTGATGAACATGATGTAGGAGACAATGGTTTGGCGTTGTGTTGTAATGCAGCCAAACAGGCTGCAGAAAAGAAGAAAGGTGAATCCAGTAGTTCCGATGCAGACACGTCTAATGTATCAGCTCCAGAATGCTGCCACATGAAAGTGCTTCCCACTGCTTATCCTTTCCACTTCAGGAAGAAGGATTTGTTGAGGTTCAGTATTGTTAGTGCATTTCTTATCGTTATATTAATTTATGCTTTGGCTAAGATTTGTGCCATCACTCTGTTTGCTATATTGGACTACAACTATGGTCTTGACTTATCAACTAGTTACAGACTTGTAGAACCGTTTTATGAGCAATCTGAAAATTATGCGTTGTACATGCCTGAAGCAACAATGGACGATCAGAGTTTGTTGGATTTATTCCAAAGAGAAATGAATCAAGCTACCCAAAAGGCTAATATATTCTCTTCACTACAGAGTAATGTTGTGTCGtttaaacaaaatgaaaagCCAATCCAAGAATCTATGTCCGGTTTAATTAATGGAACTGATTTAGTTTCAACTGATGAGGTAGGCATTAAAACAGTAGACAGCGGAAATCAAACAACGAAAGAAACCCCTGAACCTGGAACTAAGAGTGCAAAACCGAAAGACAAAaaggaagaagaagaagacaTCGATAATGATGAAGACGAAGAGGAAGAAGAAACTGAAGGTGATTCTCAAGACGAACACAAAAAGTACAAACCTCTAGTAGCGTTTGAGAAAAAGGAAATGCACAAGGTACTTAAGAATTATAAAATGATATGTAATGAGCTTGAATATGCATACTTAATGCACTGGACATCTGAGATGACTGCCCTAAAGAACAAAGACCCACCGGTGGATAAAATCAAGAGAATTCGACGTCTCAAATGGTGTCTAGAATCCGGTCTGAAAGAATATGCCCTTAACAGTGCTGTTTCAATCATTAACTATTTGAACAGTACCGATGAAAAATGGGACATTGAATGGACGCAATACAGACATGAAGTCGAGCAAAAGTTGAAACTCAACGATGAACTAGATTCCCTCACTGCGAGCTCAGAAATTAGCTTCGTTAACCCTGGATTACAAAGCGCAATTGATGCCGCCAGAAAGGAGAATTGGAACGATATTGTTACATCGGCACAGAAACTGCTGTCCAATGCTGAAAAATTGAAAATAAAAATAGATGAACTAAACCAAGCTAGGGGCGGAGCTCAAGCACTCAATAAGACTGTTGAATTATGGACTCTGAGATTAGAAATCATCGAGCAATTGACAAACGAAGGAATAGTATACCTGGGTTGGGGCGCATTCCTAAAAACCTGGGAGAAGATCTTGGACTGGCAGAAAAACTTTTTAGAATTGTATTACAAGGAATACAAAAACATTATGCCTTTCTATCCAGAAGCCAAACCGCAAGTTGCTCAGGCGGCGTTAGGCTGCAGGGCAGCTTGA
- a CDS encoding putative snRNP Sm-like protein: MATIESGACYLPLALVDKCLGTKVWIIMKGEKEITGVLRGFDDYMNVVLDDVTEYTFKPTGVETTELKDALVNGTNIAMIVPGDKTA, from the exons ATGGCTACGATTGAGAGTGGCGCGTGCTACCTACCCCTAGCTTTGGTAGACAAATGCCTAGGGACGAAGGTTTGGATTATTATGAAGGGTGAAAAAGAGATTACCGGTGTCTTACGCGGATTCGACGACTACATGAATGTG GTGTTAGATGATGTTACTGAATACACATTCAAGCCAACAGGTGTTGAAACCACTGAGCTGAAGGATGCCTTAGTGAACGGCacaaatatcgcaatgatTGTTCCAGGTGACAAAACAGCATGA
- a CDS encoding SNF2 (DNA repair and recombination) N-terminal domain family protein — translation MMRINYGDLEKSGIASKYSMQVPPERQNQPQVCLIRVPFFSMLHVDSGPVTVFQPFKSPVEGHLPGVSELAKRKTLGCRIRNLGRPLNLLHSPVGAAKPTEADDSSLPPVNPLVLYTSPEDAEVQVKIEVDPMLSRFLRDHQRQGVQFVFDCLMGLKEFNGQGCILADDMGLGKTLQSITVMWTLLNNGLNGKPAARKCAIVCPASLVNNWESEIKKWLKGKCPCTAVAEGVKEKVVSKFTGFKYDRQSNVIISSYETFRLHAKKLEGVPIDLVICDEAHRLKNDKTLTSVAIQNLPAKMRLMLSGTPIQNDLNEFYALVSLCNPNVLGDISNFRKHYANPILLGREPDATKAQQEIAAERLADLSYITNQFVLRRTNTLLSKVLPPKINMNVFCNLTETQKIIYTSYTNSASCRKLINSGEVVMTKSLGVILSLMKVCNHPGLIKPSPSKKPTKADELIKEIHANYNTLQKNRSCYPELSAKTLVLFRLLHNIRRTTSDRIVIISNYTQTLDVFERMCKQCNYPCVRLDGTLSIKKRHKLVTTFNDPNSHSFAFLLSSKAGGCGINLIGANRLVLFDPDWNPANDKQALARVWRDGQRKTCYIYRFFSTGTIEEKIYQRQICKDGLSAMLVTDGENEIKDSLSGEYLRNLFEFKEDTISDTHDSLSCTRCNETTGHVPQTADFVEDDLLTWAHHTDLNTLPDPCLKSAIFENNPPVQTDEGYTPVSFVMSCLVEFKESQTPQQRPVNTEPAVKPQPLKESNSQENKRNATTNNKKASQKRKIDTSADDEESMDSDDGFLVDDMEDEEEEFQDEMSAEESDDMS, via the exons ATGATGCGCATTAATTATGGAGATCTGGAGAAATCCGG GATTGCATCGAAGTACTCAATGCAAGTACCACCGgagag GCAAAATCAACCGCAAGTGTGTTTGATTCGAGTCCCATTCTTTTCTATGCTTCATGTTGATTCCGGGCCTGTTACGGTATTTCAACCTTTCAAAAGTCCAGTAGAAGGGCATTTACCAG GAGTCAGTGAATTGGCAAAGAGAAAAACACTAGGATGTAGGATACGCAACCTTGGAAGACCGTTAAATTTATTACATTCGCCAGTTGGAGCAGCCAAACCAACAGAGGCTGATGATTCATCGCTACCACCTGTAAATCCATtagtattatatacatcaccaGAAGATGCTGAAGTACAAGTTAAAATTGAAGTTGATCCCATGCTATCCAGATTTTTAAGAGACCATCAAAGGCAGGGTGTTCAGTTTGTATTTGACTGTTTAATGGGCCTGAAAGAATTTAATGGCCAGGGATGCATTCTGGCAGATGATATGG GTCTGGGAAAGACATTGCAAAGTATCACGGTCATGTGGACTCTACTCAACAATGGACTTAATGGCAAACCGGCCGCAAGAAAATGTGCTATTGTATGCCCAGCCAGTTTAGTAAATAACTGGGAAAGTGAAATCAAAAAATGGCTTAAAGGCAAATGTCCCTGTACCGCAGTAGCGGAAGGGGTAAAGGAAAAAGTGGTATCGAAATTTACAGGATTCAAATATGATCGCCAGTCGAATGTGATTATATCATCTTATGAGACATTCAGACTACATGCCAAGAAACTAGAAGGAGTGCCTATAGACCTAGTCATATGCGATGAAGCCCACAGACtcaaaaatgataaaacGTTGACATCCGTGGCTATACAAAATCTACCAGCTAAAATGAGGTTAATGTTAAGTGGAACACCAATACAAAATGATTTAAACGAGTTCTACGCATTGGTGTCTCTGTGTAACCCAAACGTATTGGGTGATATTTCAAATTTCAGAAAGCACTATGCTAACCCAATCTTGTTAGGTAGGGAGCCTGATGCTACTAAAGCGCAACAAGAGATAGCTGCAGAGCGACTTGCTGATTTATCGTATATTACTAACCAATTTGTTCTGCGACGTACAAACACGCTACTAAGCAAAGTACTGCCACCGAAGATCAATATGAACGTCTTCTGCAATCTGACGGAAACCCAAAAGATCATATACACCAGCTATACAAATTCAGCGTCCTGCAGGAAGTTGATTAACAGTGGAGAAGTAGTAATGACAAAATCACTGGGTGTTATCCTTTCTTTAATGAAGGTATGTAACCACCCAGGGTTGATTAAACCGTCACCATCTAAAAAACCAACAAAAGCCGATGAATTGATCAAGGAGATTCATGCAAACTACAACACATTGCAAAAGAACAGATCATGTTATCCGGAGCTCTCTGCTAAAACATTAGTGCTATTCAGGTTACTACACAACATACGGAGGACAACATCGGATAGAATTGTTATAATCAGCAACTATACGCAAACATTGGATGTATTTGAAAGGATGTGCAAACAGTGCAATTACCCCTGCGTCAGATTGGATGGTACACTATCGATCAAAAAACGCCATAAACTTGTTACTACATTCAATGACCCGAACTCACATAGCTTCGCTTTTCTGCTAAGTTCAAAAGCTGGAGGATGTGGTATCAATCTTATCGGAGCAAATAGGCTAGTGCTTTTTGACCCGGATTGGAATCCAGCCAACGATAAACAAGCATTAGCCAGAGTGTGGCGTGATGGCCAACGAAAAACATGCTACATATACAGATTCTTTAGCACTGGAACTATAGAAGAAAAAATATACCAG CGCCAAATATGTAAAGATGGACTAAGTGCCATGTTAGTGACAGATGGtgaaaatgaaataaaGGACAGCCTTAGCGGCGAATACCTCAGAAATCTTTTCGAATTTAAAGAGGACACAATATCGGATACACATGACTCTTTGTCATGCACAAGGTGTAACGAAACCACAGGTCATGTACCACAAACAGCAGATTTCGTAGAAGACGATCTGCTGACATGGGCTCACCATACAGATTTAAACACACTGCCAGATCCATGCCTTAAGAGCGCAATTTTTGAAAATAATCCACCCGTGCAAACAGATGAAGGATATACACCGGTCTCATTTGTCATGAGCTGCCTAGTGGAGTTTAAAGAATCGCAAACACCTCAACAACGGCCTGTAAATACAGAACCAGCTGTTAAACCTCAACCCTTGAAAGAGTCAAATTCTCAAGAAAATAAACGAAATGCGACAACCAATAATAAAAAGGCTTCGCAGAAACGGAAAATTGATACTTCAGCTGACGATGAAGAATCCATGGATTCAGACGATGGCTTTCTTGTAGATGATatggaagatgaagaagaggaGTTCCAGGATGAAATGTCAGCTGAGGAATCAGATGATATGTCCTAA
- a CDS encoding putative ubiquitin-conjugating enzyme E2 5 subunit has product MNNVSISNVRKQNDFTKLLMAGYDLELINGNMTEFNVTFHGPIGTIYEDGVWKVKVTLPEDYPFASPSIGFLNKMLHPNVDETSGSVCLNVINETWTPIYSLVNVFDTFLPQLLTYPNPSDPLNNEAARLLMLDKPTYEKKVREHVKQHASKERWEKQRVNVFKDDEEVDAIISDVDDITSDLDEEDYENF; this is encoded by the exons ATGAACAACGTTAGCATATCGAATGTGCGAAAGCAAAACGACTTTACAAAGCT GTTAATGGCGGGTTACGATTTAGAACTTATCAATGGTAACATGACGGAGTTCAATGTAACATTTCACGGACCAATCGGCA CTATATACGAAGATGGAGTCTGGAAGGTAAAAGTCACCTTACCAGAAGATTATCCATTCGCATCACCGTCAATAGGCTTTTTAAATAAAATGCTACACCCAAATGTTGATGAAACTAGTGGATCGGTTTGTCTCAATGTTATAAATGAAACATGGACACCAATATACA GTCTTGTAAACGTGTTTGATACCTTTCTCCCGCAACTCCTTACATATCCCAACCCTAGTGATCCATTGAATAACGAGGCCGCAAGATTACTAATGCTAGATAAACCTACTTATGAAAAGAAAGTAAGAG AACATGTCAAACAACACGCCAGTAAGGAAAGGTGGGAAAAACAGCGAGTTAACGTGTTCAaggatgatgaagaagttgatgccattatatcagatgttgatgatataacaAGTGATCTGGATGAAGAGGATTATGAAAACTTCTGA